One Actinospica robiniae DSM 44927 genomic region harbors:
- the ccrA gene encoding crotonyl-CoA carboxylase/reductase, whose translation MDALAQALLDGAGPEQIARLEVPAEFTAAHTLAEDVGMFKDVADKDVRKSLHVGKVPMPELAPDEVLVAVMASSVNYNTVWSGTFEPVSTFDFLRNYGRQGPWEARHDQPFHVLGSDAAGVIVRVGAGVRRWKLGDHVLVSPVQADDQEPATHADGMHGAQQRAWGYETNFGGLAHYTVVRASQLIPKPAHLSWEEAASTPACAGTAYRMLVSDRGARMKQGDVVLVWGAAGGLGAYAVQIVRNGGGTAVGVVSSEEKARMLRRLGCDVVINREEIGIGRDVSDDPDSVIEAGKRLGRIIRRETGQDPNIVFEYVGQATFGISMFVLRRGGSIVTCGSSTGYNHRYDNRYLWMKLKRVIGSHAGNLQEMWESNALVDAGRIVPALSTVYPLAEIGEAARLVQENRHFGKVGVLCLAPEQGLGVTDPAKRARLGADRLNLMGD comes from the coding sequence ATGGATGCACTGGCCCAGGCGCTGCTCGACGGCGCCGGCCCCGAGCAGATCGCCCGCCTCGAGGTGCCCGCCGAGTTCACCGCCGCGCACACGCTGGCCGAGGACGTCGGGATGTTCAAGGACGTGGCCGACAAGGACGTGCGCAAGTCCCTGCACGTCGGCAAGGTGCCGATGCCGGAGCTCGCGCCGGACGAGGTGCTCGTGGCCGTCATGGCCAGCTCGGTCAACTACAACACCGTGTGGTCCGGCACCTTCGAGCCGGTCTCCACCTTCGACTTCCTGCGCAACTACGGCCGGCAGGGCCCGTGGGAGGCACGGCACGACCAGCCCTTCCACGTGCTCGGCTCCGACGCCGCCGGCGTGATCGTCCGCGTCGGCGCCGGGGTGCGCCGCTGGAAGCTCGGCGACCACGTGCTCGTCAGCCCGGTCCAGGCGGACGACCAGGAGCCGGCCACGCACGCCGACGGGATGCACGGCGCGCAGCAGCGCGCCTGGGGCTACGAGACCAACTTCGGCGGCCTGGCGCACTACACCGTGGTGCGCGCCAGCCAGCTCATCCCCAAGCCGGCCCACCTCTCCTGGGAGGAGGCGGCCAGCACGCCGGCCTGTGCGGGCACCGCGTACCGGATGCTGGTGAGCGACCGCGGTGCCCGGATGAAGCAGGGCGACGTGGTGCTGGTCTGGGGTGCGGCCGGCGGCCTCGGAGCGTACGCGGTGCAGATCGTGCGCAACGGCGGCGGCACCGCGGTCGGCGTGGTCAGCTCGGAGGAGAAGGCGCGCATGCTGCGCCGGCTCGGCTGCGACGTCGTGATCAACCGTGAGGAGATCGGCATCGGCCGCGACGTCTCCGATGATCCGGACAGCGTGATCGAGGCGGGCAAACGGCTGGGCCGGATCATCCGCCGGGAGACGGGCCAGGACCCGAACATCGTGTTCGAGTACGTCGGCCAGGCCACCTTCGGCATCTCCATGTTCGTGCTGCGCCGCGGCGGCAGCATCGTCACCTGCGGGTCCTCCACCGGATACAACCACCGCTACGACAACCGGTACCTGTGGATGAAGCTCAAGCGGGTCATCGGCAGCCATGCCGGCAACCTGCAGGAGATGTGGGAGAGCAACGCCCTGGTCGACGCGGGACGGATCGTGCCCGCCCTCTCCACCGTCTACCCGCTTGCCGAGATCGGCGAGGCGGCGCGCCTCGTGCAGGAGAACCGGCACTTCGGCAAGGTCGGGGTGCTGTGCCTGGCCCCGGAGCAGGGGCTCGGGGTCACCGACCCGGCCAAGCGGGCGCGACTGGGCGCCGACCGACTCAACCTGATGGGAGACTGA
- a CDS encoding 3-hydroxybutyryl-CoA dehydrogenase → MSGAGAVADIRRVGVVGCGAMGSGIAEVCARSGLDVRVAVSAANRIEPARRSLAASLDRAVAGGRLAEAQRDAALARVEFTWHLGDLADRQFVFECVPEDEAAKQKVFAELDRVVEDPAAVFATNTSSLPIIRLARVCERPEQVVGTHFFNPVPLLPLVEVTASLLTDEGTARQAEEFIAGPLGKTVIRARDRAGFVVNALLVPYLMSAVRMVESGFASAEDIDQGMRLGCAHPIGPLALADLIGLDTLAAVTEGLYAEFRDPVYSCPPLLGRMVEAGLLGKKSGRGFHRYQPVGA, encoded by the coding sequence GTGAGCGGCGCGGGCGCCGTCGCGGACATCCGCCGGGTCGGGGTCGTCGGCTGCGGGGCGATGGGCTCGGGCATCGCAGAGGTCTGCGCACGTTCCGGCCTGGACGTGCGGGTGGCGGTCTCCGCCGCCAACCGGATCGAGCCGGCCAGGCGCAGCCTCGCCGCCTCACTGGACCGCGCCGTCGCCGGCGGCCGGCTCGCCGAGGCGCAGCGCGATGCGGCGCTGGCGCGGGTGGAGTTCACCTGGCACCTCGGGGATCTGGCCGACCGTCAGTTCGTCTTCGAGTGCGTCCCGGAGGACGAGGCCGCGAAGCAGAAGGTGTTCGCGGAGCTCGATCGCGTGGTCGAGGACCCGGCGGCCGTCTTCGCGACGAATACCTCCTCGCTGCCGATCATCCGGCTGGCCCGGGTCTGCGAGCGTCCGGAGCAGGTCGTCGGCACGCACTTCTTCAACCCGGTGCCGCTGCTGCCGCTGGTGGAGGTGACCGCCTCGCTGCTGACCGACGAAGGTACGGCACGGCAGGCCGAGGAGTTCATCGCCGGCCCGCTCGGCAAGACCGTGATCCGCGCCCGGGACCGGGCCGGCTTCGTGGTCAACGCCCTGCTCGTGCCCTACCTGATGTCCGCGGTCCGGATGGTGGAGTCGGGCTTCGCCTCAGCCGAGGACATCGACCAGGGCATGCGCCTGGGCTGCGCCCACCCCATCGGCCCGCTCGCCCTCGCCGACCTGATCGGCCTCGACACCCTCGCTGCCGTGACCGAGGGTCTCTACGCCGAGTTCCGCGACCCGGTCTACTCCTGCCCTCCGCTGCTCGGCCGCATGGTGGAGGCAGGGCTGCTGGGCAAGAAGTCCGGCCGGGGTTTCCATCGCTATCAGCCCGTAGGGGCCTGA
- a CDS encoding MFS transporter has translation MSANAAAPLRRTGFRLLVGGQLASNIGDAFYAVALPWYVLSAHGGMLMLGLILVAYGVPRTVLLSVGGLAADRWGPWSAMMSADAVRALSLVGLAVAAHSGPPRLWILIPIAVVVGAGEGFFLPGSFAIVPALLPDEELQAGNALASSGTELAGFVGPALGGALVALAGATFAFGFDAATFVLSGLTLLGVRVLQRKSVAAPDVAGAEVTAADPAVTTAGVTEQPATSTWQVLRAEPVVLMLLLLTVVANLGSGGVSQVALAAFAQDRLHVSATGYGALLAAIAGGALFGAVAAGQVRRARRPAILGSASFLLCALALGLVPYLGGPIAAGAALAVFGIGYGFGNIIMLTTFQRWAPPALIGRLTGLLMLASFGVFPLAALAAGLVAQDVSTVAYFPIAAGLMGLAVLAGLVQRRWRGFGADADADASPNTDQAAGLPEPELSAV, from the coding sequence ATGAGCGCGAACGCCGCGGCCCCGCTGCGCCGCACCGGCTTCCGGCTTCTCGTCGGCGGCCAACTCGCCTCGAACATCGGCGACGCCTTCTACGCCGTGGCACTGCCCTGGTACGTCCTGTCGGCGCACGGCGGCATGCTGATGCTCGGCCTCATCCTGGTCGCCTACGGCGTCCCGCGCACCGTGCTGCTGTCCGTCGGCGGGCTCGCGGCCGACCGGTGGGGACCGTGGAGCGCCATGATGAGCGCCGACGCCGTGCGCGCGCTCTCCCTGGTCGGGCTGGCCGTGGCCGCGCACAGCGGCCCGCCCCGGCTCTGGATCCTGATTCCGATCGCGGTGGTCGTCGGCGCCGGCGAGGGCTTCTTCCTGCCGGGTTCGTTCGCGATCGTCCCCGCCCTGCTGCCGGACGAGGAACTCCAGGCCGGCAACGCGCTCGCCTCCAGCGGCACCGAACTCGCCGGCTTCGTCGGCCCGGCTCTCGGCGGCGCGCTGGTGGCCCTGGCCGGAGCGACCTTCGCCTTCGGTTTCGACGCCGCGACCTTCGTCCTGTCCGGCTTGACACTGCTCGGCGTCCGGGTGCTCCAGCGCAAGAGCGTGGCGGCTCCCGACGTCGCCGGGGCCGAGGTGACGGCGGCCGACCCCGCAGTGACCACGGCCGGCGTCACCGAGCAGCCCGCCACCTCTACGTGGCAGGTCCTGCGCGCCGAGCCCGTCGTGCTGATGCTGCTCCTGCTCACCGTCGTCGCCAACCTCGGCTCCGGAGGTGTCAGCCAGGTCGCACTGGCCGCCTTCGCCCAAGACAGACTCCACGTCAGCGCGACCGGCTACGGCGCGCTGCTGGCCGCGATCGCTGGCGGTGCGCTGTTCGGCGCCGTGGCGGCCGGACAGGTGCGCCGCGCCCGCCGGCCGGCGATCCTCGGCTCGGCCTCGTTCCTGCTGTGCGCCCTCGCCCTCGGGCTCGTCCCGTACCTCGGCGGCCCGATCGCGGCCGGCGCGGCGCTGGCGGTGTTCGGCATCGGCTACGGCTTCGGCAACATCATCATGCTGACGACCTTCCAGCGCTGGGCCCCGCCGGCCCTCATCGGCCGGCTGACCGGGCTGCTGATGCTGGCCAGCTTCGGGGTCTTCCCGCTCGCCGCGCTCGCCGCCGGCCTGGTGGCGCAGGACGTGAGCACCGTCGCCTACTTCCCGATCGCGGCCGGGCTGATGGGCCTGGCCGTCCTGGCCGGGCTGGTGCAGCGCCGCTGGCGCGGCTTCGGCGCCGACGCCGACGCAGACGCCTCGCCGAACACCGATCAGGCCGCGGGGCTGCCCGAGCCGGAGCTGAGCGCCGTCTGA
- a CDS encoding 3-oxoacyl-ACP synthase III family protein produces MAAHRSIGVLGTGAYLPKEEITNAEIAARFEVTTEWIERKTMIQCRRYAAPHEATSDLAAKAAEAALDNAGLTAEEVDFLIVSTSTGDHAVPATSCLVQSLIGANRAACFDLNIACSGFVYALEVARSLLASRPGARALVVAADLYSRFIDHDDRSTAVLLGDGAGAAVLGEVAAGGGLHDVDLRGFGGAAELLVIEAGGSRRPASAETVADKAHLLRMRGREVTEFVLGNVPGALMELVRRNGLQPAEIDHFIPHQANGVMVGKIAQEAGLGWAHLHLTLPRYGNMGSASVAVTLDDANRSGALHDGDLVLLSAFGGGMAMGNCLLQWSVGGVG; encoded by the coding sequence ATGGCCGCGCATCGTTCTATCGGCGTCCTGGGCACTGGCGCCTACCTGCCCAAAGAGGAGATCACCAACGCGGAGATCGCCGCCCGCTTCGAGGTCACCACGGAGTGGATCGAGCGCAAGACGATGATCCAGTGCCGCCGCTACGCCGCGCCGCACGAGGCGACTTCGGACTTGGCGGCCAAGGCGGCCGAGGCGGCGTTGGACAACGCCGGGCTCACCGCCGAGGAGGTGGACTTCCTGATCGTGTCCACCTCCACCGGCGATCACGCGGTCCCCGCCACCTCCTGCCTGGTGCAGTCCCTGATCGGCGCGAACCGAGCGGCCTGCTTCGACCTCAACATCGCCTGCAGCGGCTTCGTGTACGCGCTCGAAGTCGCCCGGTCCCTGCTCGCCTCCCGCCCCGGCGCGCGCGCCCTGGTCGTGGCGGCGGACCTCTACTCCCGGTTCATCGACCACGACGACCGCAGCACCGCGGTGCTGCTCGGCGACGGTGCGGGCGCGGCCGTGCTCGGCGAGGTCGCCGCCGGCGGCGGCCTGCACGACGTGGACCTGCGCGGCTTCGGCGGCGCCGCCGAGCTGCTGGTGATCGAGGCGGGCGGCAGCCGCCGCCCGGCCAGCGCCGAGACCGTGGCGGACAAGGCGCACCTGCTGCGGATGCGCGGGAGGGAGGTCACCGAGTTCGTCCTCGGCAACGTCCCCGGCGCGCTCATGGAACTGGTGCGGCGCAACGGTCTGCAGCCCGCCGAGATCGACCACTTCATCCCGCACCAGGCGAACGGCGTGATGGTCGGCAAGATCGCGCAGGAAGCCGGCCTCGGCTGGGCTCACCTGCACCTGACTCTGCCGCGTTACGGCAACATGGGCAGCGCGTCCGTCGCGGTGACGCTCGACGACGCGAACCGCAGCGGCGCGCTGCACGATGGCGACCTCGTCCTGCTCTCCGCCTTCGGCGGCGGCATGGCGATGGGCAACTGCCTGCTGCAGTGGTCCGTCGGCGGTGTCGGGTGA
- a CDS encoding type I polyketide synthase encodes MNAHAAAEPEIPERAVAVVGMSGRFPGAADLAEYWTNLRDGVCSLRDFTPQELAADGLDPAEAADPAYVPSKGYLEDADRFEAELFGFTLPQAAALDPQHRLLLQTAWSALEDAGYDPRAVPLRTGVYVGGGSTEHMIAAAVDRGLAGDLGALNIRLLTDKDFLASWISYRLGLDGPSMAVQTACSTSLTAVHVAVQALLLGECDAALAGGVAVDHLRREGYLYQSGGITSRDGRCRPFAADADGTVRGNGAGLVMLRRLEDALDDGDPVRAVIRGSALTNDGSAKIGFTAPGVEGQIAAMSEALAAAGVEPGSVGYIEMHGTATALGDRIEVAATAAAYSDAGTGITIGSVKANIGHLDAAAGIAGLIKTVLMLQHRTIVPLPGVAAPNPELKLAQAGLRLATEPAAWPSDGAAPRRAGVSSVGLGGSNVHVILEEAPRAADSGQGSESAPSGHVSLLPISARTSEQAATLAASLAEAISADPRLRLADVAHTLQVSRLPLAARGYVLAADRAEAVDAIRASAASARYQPVSVDEDTDSYGCVFVFPGQASQYGGMGRELYAQHSAFRDAMDRCARILTASHGIDPRSWAPQHGNPVTDILGRTDYWQPTIVSVEYATAVLLRELAIEPAATVGHSIGEYTAACLAGVLDLDDALQLVAERGRLMSATEPGAMLAVFAGEEQVRPLLTADIDIAAANGPDACVVSGDAAKVRSLAGVLDSRGISHRDLNVQYGFHSSLMDGVVEEFARIAAQVTLHAADQSSPRYVSTVTGAWASADQATDPRMWAQQIRGPVLFGAAMAAAQAAHPAAMVLEVGPGVALSGHVRRSRPGTHVLATLGRGGDEPRDLLRAVGELWSRGRRIEWSALGEEGRRVHLPTYPFAGASHGAMTLRALTSVAVSSEAQGPGARLAEVPQPAEPGTPADRIAALLRETLGVAEPDDRRLSYLAAGGESLTAVHLVGRLREEFGLEAPLALLLEPIPLRELADRLVAEASAAGDLLAALLDEFEAAGPESRDAGA; translated from the coding sequence GTGAACGCCCACGCCGCAGCCGAGCCCGAGATCCCCGAGCGCGCCGTCGCCGTCGTCGGTATGAGCGGCCGATTCCCCGGCGCCGCCGACCTGGCCGAGTACTGGACGAACCTGCGCGACGGCGTGTGCTCCCTGCGCGACTTCACTCCGCAGGAACTCGCCGCCGACGGGCTCGACCCGGCCGAGGCCGCAGACCCCGCGTACGTACCGAGCAAGGGCTACCTCGAGGACGCCGACCGCTTCGAGGCCGAACTGTTCGGCTTCACGCTGCCGCAGGCCGCGGCGCTCGACCCGCAGCATCGGCTGCTGCTGCAGACCGCATGGTCCGCTCTCGAAGACGCCGGCTACGACCCGCGGGCCGTGCCGCTGCGCACCGGCGTGTACGTCGGCGGTGGCTCCACCGAGCATATGATCGCCGCCGCGGTCGACCGCGGCCTGGCCGGGGACCTCGGCGCGCTCAACATCAGACTGCTGACGGACAAGGACTTCCTCGCCTCCTGGATCTCCTACCGGCTCGGCCTCGACGGCCCCAGCATGGCGGTGCAGACGGCGTGTTCGACCTCGTTGACGGCGGTGCACGTGGCCGTGCAGGCGCTGCTGCTAGGTGAGTGCGACGCGGCGCTGGCCGGCGGCGTGGCCGTGGACCACCTGCGCCGCGAGGGCTACCTGTACCAGAGCGGCGGCATCACTTCGCGCGACGGCCGCTGCCGCCCCTTCGCCGCCGACGCGGACGGCACCGTGCGCGGCAACGGTGCCGGCCTCGTCATGCTGCGCCGCCTCGAAGACGCGCTCGACGACGGTGATCCGGTGCGCGCCGTCATCCGGGGTTCGGCCCTGACCAACGACGGCAGCGCGAAGATCGGATTCACCGCTCCCGGCGTCGAGGGCCAGATAGCCGCGATGAGCGAGGCCCTGGCGGCAGCCGGCGTCGAGCCGGGCAGCGTCGGCTATATCGAGATGCACGGCACAGCCACCGCGCTCGGCGACCGGATCGAGGTCGCCGCCACCGCCGCGGCCTATTCGGACGCGGGCACCGGCATCACTATCGGCTCGGTGAAGGCGAACATCGGCCACCTCGACGCCGCCGCCGGTATCGCGGGCCTGATCAAGACAGTGCTGATGCTGCAGCATCGTACGATCGTCCCGCTGCCCGGGGTCGCCGCGCCCAACCCGGAGCTGAAGCTCGCTCAGGCCGGGCTGCGCCTGGCCACCGAGCCGGCGGCGTGGCCGAGCGACGGCGCTGCCCCGCGCCGGGCCGGCGTCAGCTCAGTCGGGCTCGGCGGCAGCAACGTGCACGTGATCCTGGAGGAAGCACCGCGTGCCGCGGACAGCGGCCAGGGCAGCGAGAGCGCGCCCTCCGGCCACGTCAGCCTCCTGCCGATCTCCGCGCGCACATCCGAGCAAGCCGCGACGCTCGCAGCAAGCCTCGCCGAGGCCATCTCCGCGGATCCTCGGCTGCGCCTCGCCGACGTCGCCCACACGCTGCAGGTCAGCCGATTGCCGCTGGCAGCGCGCGGATACGTCCTCGCCGCAGACCGGGCCGAGGCGGTCGACGCGATCCGGGCGTCGGCCGCGAGCGCACGCTATCAGCCGGTGTCAGTCGATGAGGACACTGATTCGTACGGATGCGTGTTCGTCTTCCCAGGCCAGGCAAGTCAATACGGCGGCATGGGCCGCGAGCTATACGCGCAGCACAGCGCCTTCCGCGACGCGATGGACCGCTGCGCGCGGATCCTGACGGCGAGCCACGGCATCGACCCGCGCTCGTGGGCGCCGCAGCACGGAAACCCGGTCACGGACATCCTCGGCCGCACCGACTACTGGCAGCCGACCATCGTCAGCGTCGAGTACGCCACCGCCGTGCTGCTGCGCGAACTCGCCATCGAACCGGCGGCGACGGTCGGCCACAGCATCGGCGAGTACACCGCAGCATGCCTCGCGGGCGTACTCGACCTCGACGACGCACTCCAGCTCGTCGCCGAGCGCGGTCGCCTGATGTCGGCCACCGAACCGGGCGCGATGCTCGCCGTGTTCGCCGGCGAGGAGCAGGTGCGTCCGCTGCTGACAGCGGACATCGACATCGCGGCGGCCAACGGCCCGGACGCGTGCGTCGTATCCGGCGACGCCGCGAAGGTGCGTTCGCTGGCCGGCGTGCTCGACTCGCGCGGCATCAGTCACCGCGACCTGAACGTGCAGTACGGCTTCCACTCGTCGCTGATGGACGGCGTGGTCGAGGAGTTCGCGCGCATCGCCGCGCAGGTGACGCTGCATGCGGCCGATCAATCCTCGCCGCGCTACGTCTCGACCGTCACCGGAGCGTGGGCGAGCGCCGATCAGGCCACTGACCCGCGCATGTGGGCGCAGCAGATCCGCGGGCCGGTGCTCTTCGGCGCGGCGATGGCCGCCGCCCAAGCCGCGCACCCGGCCGCAATGGTGCTCGAGGTCGGCCCGGGCGTGGCCCTCAGCGGGCACGTGCGCCGCAGCCGGCCGGGGACGCACGTCCTGGCCACGCTCGGGCGCGGCGGCGACGAGCCCCGCGACCTCCTGCGGGCGGTCGGCGAGCTGTGGAGTCGCGGCCGGCGGATCGAGTGGAGCGCGCTGGGGGAGGAGGGCCGGCGAGTGCACCTGCCGACGTACCCGTTCGCCGGTGCGTCGCACGGCGCGATGACCCTGCGGGCGCTGACATCTGTGGCAGTGAGCAGCGAGGCACAGGGGCCAGGCGCCCGGTTGGCCGAGGTGCCGCAGCCCGCCGAACCAGGCACGCCGGCAGATCGGATCGCGGCGTTGCTGCGGGAGACCCTGGGCGTGGCAGAACCCGACGACCGTCGGCTGTCTTACCTGGCCGCCGGCGGCGAGTCGCTCACCGCCGTGCACCTGGTCGGTCGTCTTCGCGAGGAGTTCGGCCTCGAGGCCCCGCTCGCGCTGCTGCTCGAGCCCATCCCGCTGCGCGAACTAGCCGACCGGCTGGTCGCCGAGGCCTCCGCCGCGGGCGACCTGCTCGCCGCGCTCCTGGACGAGTTCGAGGCGGCTGGACCCGAATCGCGCGACGCGGGCGCCTGA
- a CDS encoding non-ribosomal peptide synthetase: MSESTEYVFPVTPAQGRLLVLDRLAPGSAQYSMYVGYDVKGPFDTLAFTAAVDEVVGRHEALRTVFRAEGDTLVQIVREEVPSVCSVLRDVPVDAIAQTVVEQAAAPFDLEHGPLFRAVVFEVDDGTRRVLLVAHHAVADGWSLGIIVRELAVCYRRLREGAAPDLPEPGLQYGDFAVWYAERLAAGDFAPQVDYWSDRLADAPPVLPLPTDLPRPPMRTPLGGHVLTELPESTSAALAQLGRDLGTTLTSVLLAAFGVFLGRLSGRSDVVVGLPVAGRDRPDLHELVGMLVNTVGLRIEIDSRLTFQQLAAQTSRSLVEARANQDAPFDAVVARVAPARALDHDPVYQAVFAFDDLDTLDLDLAGAHVRRMGLFLDVAKFDFMAQAERRGERLSIRLVYRSELFSAGTITRWAGLFQTLLAELAADGGGRPVRAADWLTARDRESLLDLAVGPRVEVPEVSVAELISRQVRERPNARALVTEESVLSYAELDARAAQIAAGLRAHGVGPGVIVGLCIPRGQALPLAVLGVLKAGAAYLPLEPEYPAERLALLIADAGASRVIADPSTSASVRAGGAQVLLLSEVIAAADESPAVEACASPDDLAYVIHTSGSTGMPKAVGISQRSLVDYAVTRAEVFGLDHRDRVLNAGSFSFDISVATLFTAWAVGAELHLSAPGERIGAPLLARLRDSEITMTLLLPSVVAALPCSPEDLPALRTLVLGAEPLPPAVVREWARGRRLFNAYGPTEATVCATVAELGPEDAVDIGRPLPNTRVYVLDDALRPVPIGVVGEIYLAGPGLARGYIGRSALTAERFVADPYAAVAGSRMYRTGDLGRYMSSGRLEILGRTDDQVKVRGYRIEPGEIEAVLAEHPGIARATVVARAEAGDEPRLVGYAEPSEEASVTEYELRDWLTRRLPAHLVPAVIVLLERLPTTVSGKVDKAALPAPAYQRPEQARAYAAPRTDVERRIAAVWQEILRIDRAGIHDGFFELGGDSVRLLRVHTRLTRPVDDDPPLEVELVDLFAHPTIGALAAHLDRAAAEPRARAADPGARGATRRDRLDVLAARSRHRPAPGA, from the coding sequence ATGTCCGAGAGCACAGAGTACGTATTCCCGGTGACGCCCGCGCAGGGCCGGCTGCTCGTCCTCGACCGCCTCGCGCCCGGTAGTGCACAGTACTCGATGTACGTGGGTTACGATGTGAAAGGACCCTTCGACACGCTGGCGTTTACCGCCGCCGTGGACGAGGTGGTGGGCCGGCATGAAGCCCTGCGCACGGTGTTCCGCGCGGAGGGCGACACGCTCGTGCAGATCGTGCGCGAGGAAGTGCCGTCGGTGTGTTCGGTGCTGCGCGACGTGCCGGTCGACGCGATCGCGCAAACCGTTGTCGAGCAGGCGGCAGCGCCGTTCGATCTCGAACACGGTCCGCTCTTTCGTGCCGTCGTCTTCGAAGTCGACGACGGCACCCGGCGGGTGCTCCTCGTTGCGCATCACGCCGTAGCCGACGGTTGGTCACTCGGGATCATCGTGCGGGAGCTGGCAGTCTGCTACCGGCGGCTGCGCGAAGGAGCGGCGCCGGATCTTCCGGAGCCCGGCCTCCAGTACGGCGACTTCGCGGTCTGGTATGCCGAGCGCCTCGCCGCCGGAGACTTCGCACCGCAGGTCGACTACTGGTCCGACCGGCTCGCCGACGCGCCGCCGGTCCTGCCGCTGCCGACCGATCTGCCGCGTCCGCCCATGCGCACGCCCCTCGGCGGCCACGTGCTGACCGAGCTGCCGGAGAGCACCTCGGCCGCGCTCGCGCAGCTCGGCCGCGATCTCGGCACCACCTTGACCTCGGTGCTCCTGGCCGCGTTCGGGGTCTTCCTCGGACGGTTGAGCGGACGCTCGGATGTGGTCGTCGGCCTGCCCGTCGCCGGACGCGACCGGCCGGACCTGCACGAGCTCGTCGGCATGCTCGTCAACACCGTGGGACTGCGCATCGAGATCGACAGCAGGCTGACGTTCCAGCAGTTGGCCGCGCAGACAAGCAGGTCGCTGGTCGAGGCCCGCGCGAACCAGGACGCGCCGTTCGACGCGGTCGTCGCACGCGTCGCCCCCGCGCGGGCGCTGGACCACGACCCGGTCTACCAGGCCGTCTTCGCCTTCGATGATCTCGACACGCTCGATCTCGACCTGGCCGGCGCCCACGTGCGCCGGATGGGGCTGTTCCTGGACGTCGCCAAGTTCGATTTCATGGCCCAGGCGGAGCGCCGCGGCGAACGCCTCTCGATCCGGCTCGTCTATCGGTCGGAACTCTTCTCGGCGGGCACGATCACGCGCTGGGCCGGGCTGTTCCAGACACTGCTCGCCGAGCTCGCAGCCGACGGCGGCGGCCGCCCGGTGCGCGCGGCCGACTGGCTCACCGCCCGCGACCGTGAGAGCCTGCTCGACCTTGCCGTCGGCCCGCGGGTCGAGGTGCCCGAGGTGTCGGTGGCCGAGCTGATCTCCCGACAGGTCCGCGAGCGCCCGAACGCCCGCGCACTCGTCACCGAGGAATCAGTACTCAGCTATGCCGAACTCGACGCCCGGGCCGCGCAGATCGCCGCCGGGCTGCGGGCGCACGGCGTCGGACCGGGCGTTATCGTCGGGCTCTGCATCCCGCGCGGCCAGGCCTTGCCGCTCGCCGTGCTCGGCGTGCTCAAGGCGGGCGCGGCGTATCTGCCGCTGGAGCCGGAGTATCCCGCGGAACGCCTCGCCCTGCTCATCGCCGATGCGGGAGCGTCGCGCGTCATCGCGGATCCCAGTACGTCCGCGTCGGTGCGTGCAGGCGGCGCGCAAGTCCTCCTGCTGAGCGAGGTCATCGCCGCAGCCGACGAATCGCCTGCGGTCGAAGCGTGCGCGAGCCCCGACGACCTGGCCTATGTGATCCACACCTCCGGCTCCACTGGGATGCCCAAGGCCGTCGGCATCTCGCAGCGCAGCCTCGTGGACTACGCCGTCACTCGCGCCGAGGTCTTCGGGCTCGACCACCGTGACAGGGTCCTAAATGCCGGGTCGTTCAGCTTCGACATCTCCGTGGCCACCCTGTTCACGGCGTGGGCGGTGGGCGCCGAGCTGCACCTGAGCGCCCCCGGTGAACGGATCGGCGCGCCGCTTCTCGCCCGGCTGCGCGATTCCGAAATCACGATGACGCTGCTGCTGCCCTCCGTCGTGGCCGCGTTGCCATGTTCGCCGGAGGACCTACCGGCGCTACGCACGCTCGTCCTAGGCGCCGAGCCGCTGCCGCCAGCCGTCGTGCGCGAGTGGGCGCGCGGCCGCCGCCTGTTCAACGCATACGGCCCGACCGAAGCCACCGTGTGCGCGACCGTCGCGGAGCTAGGGCCCGAGGACGCGGTCGATATCGGCCGCCCGCTGCCGAACACGCGCGTATATGTGCTCGATGACGCGCTCCGGCCGGTCCCGATCGGCGTGGTCGGCGAGATCTACCTCGCCGGCCCCGGACTGGCCCGCGGCTACATCGGCCGCTCCGCCCTGACCGCCGAGCGCTTCGTCGCCGACCCGTATGCGGCCGTCGCCGGCTCTCGCATGTACCGCACCGGAGACCTCGGCCGCTACATGAGCTCCGGCCGCCTGGAGATCCTCGGCCGCACCGATGACCAGGTGAAGGTGCGTGGCTACCGCATCGAACCCGGCGAGATCGAGGCCGTCCTTGCCGAACACCCTGGCATCGCCCGAGCCACCGTCGTCGCCCGGGCCGAGGCTGGCGACGAACCGCGCCTCGTCGGCTACGCCGAGCCGAGCGAGGAGGCGAGCGTCACCGAGTACGAACTGCGCGACTGGCTCACCCGGCGGCTGCCCGCGCACCTCGTCCCCGCCGTGATCGTGCTGCTGGAACGCCTGCCCACGACCGTGTCCGGCAAGGTCGACAAGGCCGCGCTGCCCGCACCGGCGTATCAGCGCCCTGAACAGGCCCGCGCGTACGCGGCTCCGCGCACCGACGTGGAGCGGCGCATCGCAGCGGTCTGGCAGGAGATCCTTCGCATCGACCGCGCCGGAATCCACGACGGCTTCTTCGAGCTCGGCGGCGACTCCGTCCGACTGCTGCGCGTCCACACCCGGCTGACCCGGCCCGTGGACGACGACCCGCCTCTCGAGGTCGAACTCGTCGACCTGTTCGCGCATCCGACCATCGGCGCCCTCGCCGCACACCTCGACCGTGCCGCGGCCGAGCCGCGCGCCCGCGCCGCCGATCCGGGCGCACGCGGCGCCACCCGCCGCGACCGGCTCGACGTACTCGCCGCCCGCAGCCGTCACCGCCCGGCACCGGGCGCCTGA